In the Geobacter sp. FeAm09 genome, one interval contains:
- a CDS encoding 4Fe-4S dicluster domain-containing protein: MTNTIDTSIYAAITEAIQGEARRILSEGHVSAVVGYAAARRKGSAQPVVITDAVRAEELIFSAACVNNLAVYLTKAKKEIPKTGKIGIVVKGCDLKALVGLMGESQLKREELYLIGVPCAGVLASTAQPAQELTGDTIAPKCRECDAHLPQECDFVPDRQPATPELAGKYRAEIARLEAMTPAERWAYWKEQFKKCIKCYACRQVCPFCFCEQCLCDRNKPQMVETTPRPAGNTAWHIVRAMHLAGRCAGCAECERVCPMDIPLNLLNRKMAKELKELYDYEAGFQVREKGPLAMYDEKDDQSFIK; encoded by the coding sequence ATGACAAACACCATCGACACATCCATCTACGCCGCCATTACCGAGGCCATCCAGGGCGAGGCGCGACGTATCCTGTCGGAAGGCCACGTCTCCGCCGTTGTGGGGTATGCCGCCGCCCGGCGCAAAGGCTCTGCCCAGCCGGTGGTCATCACCGATGCTGTACGGGCGGAAGAGTTGATCTTCTCCGCCGCCTGCGTCAACAACCTGGCTGTCTACCTGACCAAGGCCAAGAAGGAAATTCCCAAGACCGGCAAGATCGGCATCGTGGTCAAGGGGTGCGACCTGAAGGCGTTGGTGGGACTGATGGGGGAATCGCAACTGAAGCGGGAGGAATTGTACCTGATCGGCGTCCCCTGCGCCGGGGTGCTGGCCTCCACGGCCCAGCCCGCCCAGGAGCTGACCGGCGACACCATCGCCCCCAAGTGCCGCGAATGTGATGCCCACCTGCCGCAGGAATGCGACTTCGTGCCGGATCGGCAGCCGGCCACCCCAGAGTTGGCGGGAAAGTACCGTGCCGAGATCGCCCGCCTGGAGGCCATGACCCCGGCCGAGCGCTGGGCCTACTGGAAAGAGCAGTTCAAGAAATGCATCAAATGCTACGCCTGCCGCCAGGTCTGCCCGTTCTGCTTCTGCGAGCAGTGCCTGTGCGACCGCAACAAGCCCCAGATGGTGGAGACCACCCCACGCCCGGCCGGCAACACGGCCTGGCACATCGTCCGGGCCATGCACCTGGCCGGTCGCTGCGCCGGCTGCGCCGAGTGCGAACGCGTCTGCCCCATGGACATCCCGCTCAATCTCTTGAACCGCAAGATGGCCAAGGAGCTGAAAGAGTTGTACGACTACGAGGCCGGGTTCCAGGTGCGGGAAAAAGGACCGCTGGCGATGTACGACGAGAAGGATGACCAGAGTTTTATAAAATAA
- a CDS encoding hydrogenase iron-sulfur subunit, with product MHHKEKHAFEPKIIAFVCTWCTYAGADLAGTSRLQYPANVRVLKFPCTGRIDPVFILKAFQQGADGVLVSGCHPGDCHYIAGNFHARRRFAAFRKLLEFVGVDLGRLQFSWVSAAEGGKWVEMVTDLTERVRGMGPMQEFKELALEEQWSGAIDTPELQEAYDSI from the coding sequence ATGCACCATAAAGAAAAACACGCCTTCGAACCGAAGATCATTGCCTTTGTCTGCACCTGGTGCACCTATGCCGGGGCCGACCTGGCCGGCACCAGCCGCCTGCAGTATCCGGCCAACGTACGGGTGCTCAAGTTCCCCTGCACCGGACGCATCGACCCGGTCTTCATCCTCAAGGCCTTCCAGCAGGGGGCCGACGGCGTCCTGGTGTCCGGCTGCCACCCGGGGGACTGCCACTACATCGCCGGCAACTTCCACGCCCGCCGCAGGTTCGCCGCCTTCAGGAAGCTTCTGGAGTTCGTGGGGGTCGATCTGGGCCGCCTCCAATTTTCCTGGGTTTCGGCCGCCGAAGGGGGCAAATGGGTGGAGATGGTCACCGACCTGACCGAGCGGGTCAGGGGCATGGGGCCGATGCAGGAGTTCAAGGAACTGGCCCTGGAGGAACAGTGGTCCGGGGCTATCGATACACCGGAATTGCAAGAGGCGTACGATTCTATTTAA
- a CDS encoding CoB--CoM heterodisulfide reductase iron-sulfur subunit A family protein has product MSRIGVFICHCGENISRTVDVERVAAQVGTLPGVAFSTDYKYMCSDPGQGLLKKAIQEQRLSHVVVAACSPRMHEKTFRKAVESAGLNPFLCEMANIREHCSWVHEDRDEATAKAIEIVGMMVERVKKNRVLPTITVPVTKRSLVIGGGIAGIQAALDIADAGHEVVLVEREPSIGGHMAQLSETFPTLDCSQCIMTPKMVDVANHPKITLYTYAEIEQVEGYIGNFQVTVRRKARSVDEDKCTGCGICMTKCPQKKIPNTFDRNLGMRPAIYVPFPQAVPNTPVIDRENCTKFKTGKCGVCQKVCGPGAVDYEQEDRLIVEPVGAIVVATGFDLYSIEEKPKGSAIKGYGEFGHGKIPDVIDGMTFERLASASGPTGGKILRPSDGREPKQIVFIQCVGSRAREKGISYCSKICCMYTAKHTMLYHHKVHDGQAYVFFMDARTPGKSYDEFWRRSIEEEEAVYIRGMVSRLYQKGDKIVVMGSDIAVGVQVEIEADMVVLATAVQPQKGADTLAQKLGISYDKYHFYSEAHAKLRPVECATAGIYLAGACQGPKDIPDTVSQASAAAAKVMTLFAKDKLEREPIVARVREAGCVGCFYCQKVCPYGAVEEKEIRDRQGNLVKVVAYVNPGVCGGCGTCQATCPSKSVELDGYTDEQIVAMIEAL; this is encoded by the coding sequence ATGTCCAGAATAGGCGTATTTATCTGCCATTGCGGTGAAAACATCTCCCGGACCGTGGATGTGGAGCGGGTCGCGGCCCAGGTCGGCACACTGCCCGGCGTGGCCTTTTCCACCGATTACAAATACATGTGCTCCGACCCCGGTCAAGGGCTCCTGAAAAAGGCCATCCAGGAACAGCGGCTCTCCCACGTGGTGGTGGCGGCCTGCTCGCCCCGCATGCACGAGAAAACCTTCCGCAAGGCGGTGGAATCCGCCGGGCTGAACCCCTTCCTGTGCGAGATGGCCAACATCCGCGAACACTGTTCCTGGGTCCACGAGGACCGGGACGAGGCCACGGCCAAGGCCATCGAGATCGTGGGCATGATGGTGGAGCGGGTCAAGAAGAACCGCGTGCTCCCCACCATCACCGTGCCGGTCACCAAACGATCCCTGGTCATCGGCGGCGGCATCGCCGGCATCCAGGCGGCACTGGACATCGCCGACGCCGGCCACGAGGTGGTGCTGGTGGAGCGGGAACCCTCCATCGGCGGCCACATGGCCCAGCTCTCCGAAACCTTCCCGACCCTGGACTGCTCCCAGTGCATCATGACCCCCAAGATGGTGGACGTGGCGAACCACCCCAAGATCACGCTCTACACCTATGCCGAGATCGAACAGGTGGAGGGGTACATCGGCAATTTCCAGGTCACGGTGCGCCGGAAGGCCCGGTCGGTGGACGAGGACAAGTGCACCGGCTGCGGGATCTGCATGACCAAATGCCCCCAGAAGAAGATCCCCAACACCTTCGACCGGAACCTGGGCATGCGCCCGGCCATCTACGTACCCTTCCCCCAGGCGGTGCCCAACACGCCGGTTATCGACCGGGAGAACTGCACCAAGTTCAAGACCGGCAAGTGCGGGGTCTGCCAGAAGGTGTGCGGCCCCGGCGCCGTGGATTACGAGCAGGAAGACCGGTTGATCGTGGAACCGGTGGGCGCTATCGTGGTCGCCACCGGCTTCGATCTCTACTCCATCGAGGAGAAGCCCAAGGGCTCCGCCATCAAGGGGTACGGAGAATTCGGCCACGGCAAGATTCCGGACGTGATCGACGGTATGACCTTCGAACGCCTGGCCTCCGCCTCCGGGCCCACCGGCGGCAAGATCCTCCGCCCTTCCGACGGCAGGGAACCGAAGCAGATCGTCTTCATCCAGTGCGTCGGCTCCCGGGCCCGGGAAAAGGGTATCTCCTACTGTTCCAAGATCTGCTGCATGTACACCGCCAAGCACACCATGCTCTACCACCACAAGGTACACGACGGCCAAGCCTACGTCTTCTTCATGGATGCCCGTACGCCGGGCAAGAGTTATGACGAATTCTGGCGCCGCTCCATCGAGGAGGAAGAAGCGGTCTACATCAGGGGCATGGTCTCCCGTCTCTACCAGAAGGGGGACAAGATCGTGGTCATGGGGAGCGATATCGCCGTGGGGGTGCAGGTGGAGATCGAGGCCGACATGGTGGTGCTGGCTACGGCCGTGCAGCCCCAGAAGGGGGCCGACACCCTTGCCCAGAAGCTGGGCATCTCCTACGACAAGTATCACTTCTATTCCGAGGCCCACGCCAAGCTGCGCCCGGTGGAGTGCGCCACGGCCGGCATCTACCTGGCCGGCGCCTGCCAGGGGCCCAAGGATATCCCCGACACCGTCAGCCAGGCCTCGGCCGCCGCGGCCAAGGTCATGACCCTCTTTGCCAAGGACAAGCTGGAGCGGGAGCCGATCGTGGCCCGAGTGCGGGAGGCCGGCTGCGTGGGGTGCTTCTACTGCCAGAAGGTCTGCCCCTACGGCGCAGTGGAGGAGAAGGAGATCCGCGACCGCCAGGGCAACCTGGTCAAGGTGGTGGCCTACGTCAATCCCGGCGTATGCGGCGGCTGCGGCACCTGCCAGGCCACCTGCCCATCCAAGAGCGTGGAGTTGGACGGGTATACCGATGAGCAGATCGTGGCTATGATAGAAGCGCTTTAA
- a CDS encoding CoB--CoM heterodisulfide reductase iron-sulfur subunit B family protein, translating into MTSRNTLSYAYYPGCSLHASAGEYDLSTRELFRKLGIGLTEVPDWFCCGATPAHNVDELLSLSLCAKNMELAEKVGGDLAVACAACFSRLKTTQHVLSENDVKRKQVEKAIDAPVPMKGNVKHLLDILARDLGLDRLKQAVTKPLAGLKVACYYGCLLTRPTDVPNLDCVEAPTIMEDVLKAVGAETVAWSHRLECCGANFTLSRPGVVIQLSHAILDSAKEAGADCIMVACPLCHGNLDIRQEEIEGVYDTRYAMPVFYITQLVGLATGLGADKLGLDALIVNPMPLLKEKQLL; encoded by the coding sequence GTGACCTCCAGGAACACCCTCAGCTACGCCTACTACCCCGGCTGTTCCCTCCATGCTTCGGCCGGCGAATACGACCTTTCCACCCGGGAACTGTTCAGAAAGCTCGGCATCGGCCTGACCGAGGTGCCGGACTGGTTTTGCTGCGGCGCCACCCCGGCCCACAACGTGGACGAATTGCTCTCCCTCTCCCTGTGCGCCAAAAACATGGAACTGGCGGAAAAGGTGGGGGGAGACCTGGCGGTCGCCTGCGCCGCCTGTTTCTCACGGCTCAAGACCACCCAGCATGTCCTCTCGGAAAACGACGTCAAACGCAAGCAGGTGGAAAAGGCCATTGACGCCCCGGTGCCCATGAAGGGCAACGTCAAGCACCTGCTGGACATCCTGGCCCGCGACCTGGGGCTGGATCGCCTGAAACAGGCCGTCACCAAGCCGCTCGCAGGCCTCAAGGTGGCCTGCTACTACGGCTGCCTCCTGACCCGGCCCACCGACGTGCCGAACCTGGATTGCGTCGAGGCGCCGACCATCATGGAGGACGTCTTGAAAGCGGTGGGGGCCGAAACCGTAGCCTGGAGCCACCGCCTGGAGTGCTGCGGCGCCAACTTCACCCTGTCGCGCCCCGGCGTGGTCATCCAACTCTCCCACGCCATCCTGGATTCGGCCAAGGAGGCCGGCGCCGACTGCATCATGGTAGCCTGCCCCCTATGCCACGGCAACCTGGATATCCGCCAGGAGGAGATCGAGGGGGTCTACGACACCCGGTACGCCATGCCGGTCTTCTACATCACCCAACTGGTGGGCCTGGCCACCGGCCTGGGCGCGGACAAGCTCGGCCTGGATGCCCTGATCGTCAACCCCATGCCGCTTTTGAAGGAAAAACAGCTTTTATAA